From the genome of Neomonachus schauinslandi chromosome 5, ASM220157v2, whole genome shotgun sequence, one region includes:
- the IGSF6 gene encoding immunoglobulin superfamily member 6, with protein sequence MHSDHHHTRTPQEMETVKGSRIILGLEINLILFYVGATYECMVFVHQPSYLEVAHTQGAATIQCSFSHTGCPSEQPQSLWFRYGADQPENLCVDGCTGDAGKFTVKEVLTERAVSLTVNRVALNDSAIYICGIVFPSSKEPGAKRTGEGTILVVREMKEPHSLLIAVVSLLSIYIIGALVIFVILSKSKSNSLRNKETEDSQKKRSARRIFQEIAQELYSKRQVETRQQPAGASFSANRQ encoded by the exons ATGCACAGTGACCACCACCACACGCGCACACCCCAAGAAATGGAGACTGTGAAGGGAAGCAGGATCATTCTCGGCCTGGAAATCAATCTGATTCTCTTTTATGTCG GTGCTACATATGAGTGTATGGTCTTTGTCCATCAACCGTCTTACCTCGAAgtagcccacactcaaggggccGCAACCATTCAGTGTTCCTTCTCCCACACGGGGTGCCCTTCAGAGCAACCACAAAGCCTGTGGTTTCGCTACGGTGCGGACCAGCCCGAAAACCTATGCGTGGATGGCTGCACCGGGGATGCAGGCAAATTCACAGTGAAGGAGGTCCTCACAGAAAGAGCAGTCTCCCTCACTGTAAACCGGGTGGCTCTGAATGACAGCGCCATCTACATCTGTGGAATCGTCTTTCCCAGTTCAAAGGAACCAGGAGCTAAGCGGACCGGAGAAGGGACCATACTGGTGGTAAGAG aaatgaaggaacCACACAGCCTCCTGATAGCTGTTGTATCACTGCTCTCTATCTACATTATTGGTGCACTCGTGATCTTCGTAATCCTTTCCAAA TCAAAATCTAActctttaagaaacaaagaaacagaagattcaCAAAAG AAGAGGAGTGCCCGACGTATTTTTCAGGAAATTGCTCAGGAACTATACAGTAAAAGACAGGTGGAAACAAGACAACAACCT GCCGGAGCATCTTTTTCTGCAAACAGACAATGA